The following coding sequences are from one Sesamum indicum cultivar Zhongzhi No. 13 linkage group LG11, S_indicum_v1.0, whole genome shotgun sequence window:
- the LOC105174070 gene encoding protein FLOWERING LOCUS T-like, producing the protein MDINSRDPLEVSRVVGDVVDPFTSSTSLRISYGGRTVANGCDLRTPHVISQPRVEIGGDDFRTFYTLVLVDPDAPSPSNPHLREYLHWLVTDIPGSTGTSFGTEVVCYESPQPTIGIHRLVFLLFRQLGRQTVYAPGWRQNFITRDFAEVYNLGSPVAAVYYNCQRENGTGGRRS; encoded by the exons ACCCTTTGGAAGTTAGTCGTGTCGTCGGAGATGTTGTAGACCCTTTTACATCGTCCACTAGTCTACGGATTTCCTATGGTGGCAGGACAGTGGCTAATGGCTGTGATCTGAGAACTCCCCATGTTATCAGCCAGCCCAGAGTTGAGATAGGGGGTGATGACTTTCGAACTTTCTATACTCTT GTTTTGGTGGACCCTGATGCGCCAAGCCCTAGCAACCCACACCTAAGAGAATACTTGCATTG GTTGGTGACAGACATCCCAGGAAGCACTGGCACAAGTTTTG GAACTGAAGTTGTGTGTTACGAGAGCCCTCAGCCGACGATAGGAATCCACCGCTTGGTTTTCTTGTTGTTCCGCCAACTGGGGCGGCAGACGGTGTATGCTCCGGGGTGGCGCCAGAACTTCATAACTAGAGACTTCGCTGAAGTGTACAATCTTGGCTCGCCGGTTGCCGCTGTGTACTACAACTGCCAAAGGGAAAACGGGACTGGAGGCCGAAGATCTTAG